The Treponema sp. OMZ 790 genome includes the window CCATGGAAAAAACGAGTGGAATATGTAAAAAATATCGGCGTAGTTTTCGGACAAAGAACTCAACTGTGGTGGGATATTCCCGTTATAGATTCCTTTGAGCTTTTAAAGGATATTTATTCCGTGCCTCAAAATCTTTTTCAAAATAATTTGGAAGAATTGATAAGTCTTTTAGATTTAAAAGAAATTATAAAAACTCCTGCCCGCCAACTTTCCCTAGGCCAAAGGATGAAGTGCGAAATTGCGGCCTCTCTTTTGCACAGCCCAAAAATTCTTTTTTTGGATGAGCCGACGATCGGGCTTGATGCTCTTTCAAAATTGACGGTAAGAAAATTTATTTCGGAACTGAATAAAAAAAATAAAACAACAATTATTTTAACCACCCACGATATGCAGGATATTGAAGCAATTACCGAGCGCATAATCTTAATAGACAAGGGAAAAATTCTTTTGGACGGAACTTTAAAAGACATCAAAAAAGAAAACCTCTCTTTGGATGAAAGCCTCGCCGAGTTTTATAAAAAAAATTGCTAAGGACTCTGCAGCTTATGAAAAAATATCTTTCTTTTTTTAAAATAAGATTTATCGCAAACTTACAGTATAGGGCTGCCGCCCTTGCAGGTATTTCGACTCAATTTGCATGGGGAACCTTAACTATTATCTTATTCAAAGCCTTTTATGAATCCTCTCCGCAAAACTTTCCTATGGGCTTTTACGCCTTTGTTTCTTATATTTGGATGCAGCAAGCCTTCTTAGCATTTTTTGCAATGTGGACCTTCGAGGGCGATATAACGGACTCTATTGTTTCAGGCTCCATTGTTTACCAAATGTCCAAACCGATCGAAATATACACTCTCTGGTTTACCCGCTCAGCAGCATTTAGACTTGCAAGAGGACTTTTAAGATGCTTCCCCGTTTTAATAATTGCCGC containing:
- a CDS encoding ATP-binding cassette domain-containing protein — protein: MIRVKNICKTYKVSKRNKGLKEAAKALFKRDYDYIKALNDISFTINEGETVGYIGPNGAGKSSTIKVLCGILTPDSGTCEIAGLVPWKKRVEYVKNIGVVFGQRTQLWWDIPVIDSFELLKDIYSVPQNLFQNNLEELISLLDLKEIIKTPARQLSLGQRMKCEIAASLLHSPKILFLDEPTIGLDALSKLTVRKFISELNKKNKTTIILTTHDMQDIEAITERIILIDKGKILLDGTLKDIKKENLSLDESLAEFYKKNC